Part of the Brassica oleracea var. oleracea cultivar TO1000 chromosome C8, BOL, whole genome shotgun sequence genome is shown below.
GGTGAGAAACAGGTTTTGGTGTTTTACAAGAACGGATCCAAATCCAACTGGGTTATGCACGAGTATCACGCTTCTTGCCTCTCTCCTCCTCAGGTACATTTTCAGTCTTGCTCGGCTTTCACTACCGCTATGCTTTGTTTGTTTGTGTAAGTACAGTAATCAATCGATTATGCTGAATTGGTTTGACAGAGCGGCGCATATACTATCTGCAAAGTACAGTTTAAGGGTGAAGCAAGTGAGATCTCTTCTTCTTCCGGTGTCGACAATGTTGAGCACAGTCCCACTCCTATGACCAATCCTGAGGTGGGTCAATATCTCTTTTACTTCCTCAGAAGTCAGAACCATATCTCATAGACACTCATTTGTATTCTTCTTCCCCCTTTTTTTTCTGGATTACAGAGTCCAAGTCAGTTTAGTGGTTTTCGTGACCATCAGCAAGAAATGCAGTTCGAAGCTGAAACTCAGACAGATTTCGAAGAGCTATTAAGCTATGATTTGAGTAGCCTGCTTGATTATGATGGTGATGAACAGATTGAGATTGCTTCTATGCAAAAGTCAATGACCAGTATCTTCATCGGTCATATATAGTAGTGATGATTAGTGATTCTGATTACATGATTTTACTTTTTCGGTTTGTCCCTTGATCAAGAAGAAGGGAGCTGTTTTTGTATTACAATATAGGTTTTTAGTTAACAAAATTCACCATTGTTCAGTGATATGATTTTGTAGTTTCCACATATGTATAAGTTATATCTTAGCTTGTTTCGTTACATGTAAGATATATGAAAAGAAAAAGAGAGTTTGTGGTAAGAATTGGTTCGAGAAGACAAATTTGTATCAATTCAATACAAAGAATCAAAAAAAAAAAATGTCAAAACTCTCTTCTTTGGCGTTCCAAAATGACAGGTTCTACAAAAGTAAACAAGATTAATATCAAATAAAAAAATTTACTTATATTCACTACTTTTCAAGAGTCCTTCAAGTCCACATCATAAATGTGCTTGTTCAAATTGATGTCCAAGTCCAAATCTCCATTGGACTAATGTTAACTATTATTTACTACCTCCTTTTAGATTTTAGATTTTATATTTTTAATATGTAAACAAATAATTGAACACTAATTCTTCAAGTAAAATACTCTCGCAATCGAAATAAATCTATATTCATTTTTTTTTTAAACAATGTTTAATGTTGTTACCAAAGAGTACTGACTATTGAATGAACAATGACTTAAACCTGGATGGGTGGATTATTTCTTAGGCATCAGGCCAAGCTTGATCACTAATGTACCACGCGTATGTTGTTCATGTTGACGTCTAAGTCCAAATCCCATTGGACTAATGCTAACTTTCATTTTACTACCCTTTTTTTTAGAGTTTATATTATATTTATTTTACAATATAAATGTAAACAGATACTTGAACAATAATTCTAATCATTCCAAGAAACAGATTCAATCGGAATGAGTTGACAAGGACAAATGAAAGATCCAAAATCTTACAAGAAAATGCAGAGGAAGTATCAATTAAAGATAAAAAGGTAAACAGAAACCAAGATGTTGCAAGAGATGTTCTGAGGAGAAGAAGCTTCAACGTCTCAGGGTATGGAGAATGTACTCAGCATAGAGGTCCCTGTAAATGAAAAATCAAAATCCAAGAGTAGTTGATTTAAAACTTGAAAAGCTGTAAGAAAGTTTGGTTGTTAGTGGAGAAACAGAGACTTACATAGAGTACTGGATAGCGTCAATAGCATTCTCAGATGGCAGAAAATCATTAACCGCAACTTCCTTGTTCTCGTTCTTCTTGTCTATATACGTTAAATGGAAAACCTAACACTTACTGAGAAATCGAATAAAAAGTGAACAATAAAAGAGGATACAGTCTTCAAAGAAACGACGGATCTCAGAGAGACGGTGAGGAGGAAGTTCTTTGATGTCAATGTAATGCTTGTACTCAGGATCATCAACACAGACTGCTATGATCTTGTCATCTTTCTCACCCTGAATACAAGAAACAAACAAGAATCATTTATAAAGCAAAGCTCAATGATTAGCCAATGACCCTATTGGATTATTACCTGGTCAATCATAGGCATTAATCCAATAGCACGAGCACGTAGAAAACAACCAGGAAGCACAGGTTCCTACACAGATTTTGTTAAATTGAGTGAGTGATGTGAAAAAAAAAAAAAAAAAAAAAAAAAAAAGAGTGAGAGAGATACCTGCATGATGACTAAAACATCAATAGGGTCATTGTCTTCACACAATGTGCGAGGAACGAAACCATAGTTGTGTGGGTAAACAACTGATGAGTAGAGAATACGATCAACCTGGAATTAAAAATCAAAATTTTGTAATTTATGAAGAAACCATTTACTAAAACAAAAACATCAAATTGGAGCTTTATATAATAATAGATAACAACACCTTGATGAGTCCAGTCTTTTTGTCAAGTTCATATTTGACTTTGCTTCCCTTTGTGATCTCAACGACCTAAATTAATATTTCATCCAAAAGATAAGAATGATTCTAATAAAGTGATTATTATTCAATAATAATAAAAAAAAAAAAGGTGTAGAAACTTACAACATTGAAAATCTGGGGAGCTCCAGGTCCTACCAAGAGATTCATGATTATAGTTGGAAAATACAAAACCAAAAAAGGAAAGGAAAGAGCTTTTATAATGTACCAATCTCAAGATCATGCCAAGGATGAGCAGCAACGGATCGTCGGGACAAGGAAGAGAGGATCCTCTCGTTAAGACGAGGCGCAGGTCGCTGCTGCTCTTCACTCATCTGTCAACAAAATAGTCACATTTCTATATCAAAACTCAGTCGAAATTGATCGAATCGTACATCATCATCATCATCATCATCATCATAATCCCTAACTAGTGCAGAGAGCTGGAATCAATTGAAACCACCACATATCTGGTCTGGGGGCCGAATCTGTTGGTTTCTCTATAAAACCCAATAGATGATTTGAGATTTGAAGCAAAACCCATATGATCAAACATCGAAAGCATCCAACTTTGAGATCTAAAGAATTAAAAGGAGAAAAAAAAAAACAAACCTTCTGGAATCGAAAAGGGAGAAACTTTGGGAAAGAAGAAAATACGAGAGTGAAGCGCGTTGTTGGTGTGTAAAATGCAAAAGGCAAAGGGTCTATAAATCGAAACACACGATAAAGAAATTGTATATTATAATGTCTCTTTATATTTTTACGACGTGGGTTGGCGTAGACATGCAAGTTGCAACAATAATAATGTGAGAATTTTATTAACGTGGGTTGTTATGCCTGAATTATCACAAATTCATGGACACATGATTAGTCCACTATGAATAAATTAAGGGATAACTATGTAGTGTTGTTATTCATATCAATGAAAGTATATTAGTTCATGAGCTCGTCTGAATGACATTAGTGTTTCATTAGAATGAACCAGATGGATGCATTCGCGAAGTCTTCTATATTCATCTTCTGTGAAACGTTTGAATCTTCTTGCATAGCAGCAACAGCTTCCTCCTTGTCACCATTTGTTTTTTGAATCAGCGTTTAGCTTGGTTACTCCACTCTCTTCTAAATCATCTCATCTGATGATGAAACCAGGTTTTGATCTTGAAGGGATATGTTTTGTTTCTCAAGCGGTACGTAGTTCATAATCATTTTTATCCATCGGTGGAGTTGGAACTGCAACGGTTGCACTACAAGAAAAAAGGCTTTTCTTAGCGGTTGAATAACGCTATCTAACGATACGATAGCGGTTTTTGAAGCGATGTATCATCGCCCGTCATAATAGATCTGACACATTAGATAGCGGTTTTTTGCGCTGCTATCTTATTGTCATATACTATAGCGTTTTTTTTGTGTGCAATTAAATATTTTTTAATCGCGTATTATTTTCGTTATTATTTACAGTATTAAAAATTTTTTAAAAAATTACCAAAATAAAAAATTATAAAAATTTTATATATCGATATTATTTACATATTTAAGGATTGGTATATTAAACTAAACCAAACTAAATCAAGTTAAACCAATTTTTGAAAAAATAGAAACTAAACCTAAATTTCTAAACCTAAAATCCATTTTCAATCATCTACTGCCGCCACCTCTATCTTCTTCGTGCTTGGCTCCACCTCCACACCACGACCCTAACTTCTGCCACCACAGCTTCTTCAGATCTGACGATTCATTGTCTCCGCCCCATCCATCACCTCAAGCTCGTCCCATTCACCTCGCCTCATTTCTTCTTCCTCTTTCATCTCCGCACCACCTCTGTCGCATCTTCTTCCTCCTCTTCATGACGTTGTCTCATTCTGTTATTAAAAAAAAAATCAAAATCAAACAATGAGAGAGAGAGATGATGTCGAAACTGTTTACCATACAAGCAAATTGACAAGGAACATTTTGTAGAAACTATATGTTGTTTATAGAGTCCATCGAAGTAACATACCTTCAATCCACCGTCCTCAGATCCAGCTCAAAGAACCGTCTGATTTGACTTTGCTTAAGAGGATGGGGTCTGGCCTCGAAACTGGGAGGTCGATTTGGATGAACTGCAGACCTAATCGGAACCTCGAAGATCCCGGTCCCACCGCACTTCCCAACGAAATTCCAGCAGAGAATCGGAGCCGTCAGCGTGGGGGAGGGGGGAGTAGCCGTGGCGGAGGAGAAGTCAGGATCATTGAGACTGGTAAAGAAGGATAAAGCGTAGAGACTGGATATGTTTCTCTGCAATATCGATGGGTTTTTTTGGTTAACTAGAGAGACGTCGTATAGGAGAAGATAAATGAGAAAGAGAGAGATTTAATTGTGACCATTGGATTAAAGTTCATCAACGGCTAAAAATTGGGGTCTGTGAGAAAGAAAAATTAACCAATAGGAGAAAAGGTTGATGGTGCACAAAAAAAAAAGGAGAAAAGGTTGAAGATTGACAAAAAAAATAGTTTTTAACCCTTGGATTAGAATTAATCAATGGCCCGTAAAATAGAGGAAACAAAAATTGGTTTTACATTTTTTTTTTTTGAATTTTCCTAAATTTAAAGATTAGATACTATAATTTAACATTTGAGATATAAATTTTGATTTGAATTTTGTGAATTTATGACTTTTAAAAATTTCATAATAGGGTTCGAATAATTAGAGTTATGTTAAGTATTTTTTTAAAATACAAATTTAAGAGTAACTGTATGGTTTTATACATGTTTGATGTTAGGGTTTAGGGTATAGAGTTTGATTGAGGAATTAAGGTTTGTGTGTTTGGAAGTTATATATTAAAATAAAAAAGAATAAATTTTGAGTTTAAGTTTAAGATTTGAACTTATAGTACAAGAATATTAGAGTTTTAAAGTTTATATTCTGAGTTTAGAGTTTTAAAACTTGTTTAGGGTTTAGGGATTTAAAAAGCCAAACATAACATTTTAAAATGTTTTGCTATTAAACATACGCTATTATAGCGTTTTCAAATATGCCCCTCTATCATAACGTTTCCAAATATACAAACGATATCTAAAAGTAATAGTTATGTCAACCATAACACAATCGAAAAAAACGCTATCTCGGTCTGCTATTAAAACCCATTTTTCTTGTAGTGTTGGTAAGGCAAGGCATGTGACCGGAGTAGGAAGAAGTCCACTGAAGAGTTGAACCATAACTGTGTCCATATTGGAGAATGTAAATGCAACCCTGAGACTCTTGAGGTTAAAAAGAGTCTTATACTGACCCAGGGTAGAGGTCCTAGAGGTTTTTTCTTTTTTGACTTGAATGGCTAAAAGAGGTCATGCAGTCCCATTATTTCATCTGACTTAAAGTGAAATACGGTACATTTGTGTCATACAGTGCTAGTTTGTTACTATAGAGTATAGACTTCTCATGGTTATAGAGAATGAAGCTCTCTCTAATCTAACTCTAGACAGTTTTATGATCTCGATTCGTTTCAGAGCAAATGAAAAAGTTAAAGTTAAAACAGTTATGTGCTATCCTTGTAACCAACCAACTCTACTTAGCAAGACTCCAAATCTCTAGTTGAAGCACTGAGTAAGAAACAGAACCCATAAAAGAACCTTTGTTCCACACAGAACATGGTCATCATTATCAACTAAATTCATTGATCGTCGTTATCTCACTACTACCAACCAGTTGTATCTTTACTTAAGATTCGAAAGGAACAGCTTACCTTTGTGCATGACTTCTGATCTGAACAGCAGTCTTTGTCCCAATATGTTCTGCATATTAAAGAATGAAAAAGGAATCTCACAATCAAGAGGAGATAAAGAAAAAAGAACAGCACAGAAGACAGATGTTAATTTTGTAAGACCTTGTATACGTTGCCAAGCTCTTCCATAAAGCCTCAAGGCTTCTAGGAACCTATCATGTTCATCCTTTGTCCATCGTTTCCGCTGCTAATAGTATATGGCTTTCTTGCCTATTCATCAAAACCAAATCTTCACTCACACAACAACAAAAAATCCAAAAATCTCAAACGAAAAACCTCAAAGCATCCCTTATAGTTAATAATACCTCATCTCCAGATGTATTTGTATCCATCATAACCGCATCTTTACAGCTTCCCACTGCTTCAAACACTATCTACTATAATAAAGAAACCATCTTTGATCCCTCCAAACATCAAAGTATCAAAAATTTAAAGCCGTTGTGATTCTAAATGACCAGGACCGTGCGGGTTCGGTTTCTTCGGGTATTTTGGGTCGGCTAGTTTGGAATTCGGGTAGTTCAGGTTGGTCGAAATATGTGACCCGAAAAAGTTTGGTTCGGTTTTTGGTTTCAAAAAATTTTACTAAAATTTTCGGTTTTGCAGTTAGTTCGGTTAAATTTTTGGTTTAAATTGAATAAAATTTGATTTTTTTGTAATTTCAGTTTGGATTTTGGTTAGTTCGGTTATTTCGATTCAGATTTTGGTTAGTTCGGTTCGAAATTTTGGTTAAGATTGGTATTGTTTCAATTTTTTTTAGAAAACAGAACTAAACAATTACCGAACTGAAAACCGATTTTTTTTGTTATCGAACTAACTTTTTTGTTTAGTTCGGTTAAAATTCTCATCCCTAATCATCCTTTATATATTACTCCCTATGTATCAATATAAGTGGTTTTTAAAATTTTTGAACATGGATTAAGAAAATACAAACTTTTATACAATTTACATTGGTTACATAAAAATATAACTAAATGAAACTAGTTTAACCAATAAGAAAAAAACAGTATTTTGTAATTGATCACAAAATTCAAATGCTATTAAATTCTATATAGAATAGTGAGAACATCCGTTATTTTGAAAACAATTTTTTTTTAAAACACCACTTAAAGTGATACGGAGAGAGTAATTGAGAAGCATTACAACATTTTTTTGTAGCCACGTGTCATCACTATGATGATTTTTAGAATTCCTATAAAAATAGGTTGGTCCATCTAACATATATTATAATTTTTACTAAACTAACTATCAAATTGATTAGTAGTGTACAAAAGCACATTATCAATTCTTTACTTAAATAAAAGTTACGAAATTACCTAATATGATTACCATATATATGACAATTAATGATTATGAATAATAAAATTTTGATTAAAAAAATTGTATCCTCCCTCCTTTTTGTTTAATTTTATATTACTTAAAAAATAAATAATCACATTAACTATTTAATAAAAAATTAGATTTTTTATATGTTATATTTTAAATTTTTAAAACGACTATAACCTATTAAAAAATGTTAAAAGCCTCACACTGAAAATTTTGTGATAAATGGTTTAACTTTTTTTGTTATAGCAAGATACAAGATCATAAAATCGTATGAATATGAAGTCTCATTTAATGGATATTCATATTAAATATATATATATATATATCTATTTTTTCGTTTAAATTAAATAATATACTATATAAAATATATAAATATATTAATTTCAAAATTTGCATTGAAAAAGTATTGAGACCTTAATATTTTAATTTTGAAATTTGCATGAAAAAAATTTCACATTGAAAATTTTGTGATTAATGGTTTAAACTTTTTGTTACAACAAATTTACAAATGTTAATAAAATTATATGAGTACAAAGTTTCAATAAATAAATATTTATATTAAAATATACTATATGTATATTTCAGTATCATTGAAATTTAGTTATATAACACAAAATAAATGAAATGCTTTTTTGGTTTATTCACCAAAGAAAATTATTGTAAATAAACAAAATGTATTTTTTTTATTTATGTGTTTACTTTATTTATTTATATATATAATACGTAAATGAAGTAAAAATAATTTCTATGCATAATCTCATTCTGTGCATGACGTGGATTTTAACCCAGTGATGATGTATTAATAAGTCGGTAGCTTTGATCCTCGGACTATACTATTAAAGCAAACCCAATAATCTATATTCCTACTTTCGATTTTATAGTTCCATTTATTACTGAGATACTTTTGAAGTTTTTTTCTAGGGCAGCAATACCTTTTGTGTTTTAAACAAGATGTGCCTGCTATTAATGCATTCCACCGGCTCATGCAGTGGTAAAGCATAAACTTTTTCATTGTTTTTAGTAAGCAGAGGATTTATGCAGAAACATTAGCTACTTTTTTTAAAAAAAATGAAGTAATCGTGTCACTTAAAAATGTGTCAAAATACCACATTATATCAAACGATATTTGAATCATACGGAAATTTAACCCCAAAAGAATTAATAACGAAGAAAATAGATAAGCTGTCACATGATATTATTAAATAATGATGAATATATATTTGACAACTCTTTACGTTGATGTCTGGAGTTTTAGACTTCAGATAAGGGTATTCTCTCATTATCTCTCCTTAAACATTTTTTGACAATCCTCTCCTTAAACATTAGAACTATTATTTGAAATATTAGTATTTTGTTCTTCGTTATCCATCTGAGGAGGCAATGTAGTTGATGTTTCCGTTTCGTTGTTCTTACCCCACAAGAACACATAGAGACCCATTACTGCCACTACTGATCCAATTACACTGTAATATCAAAACTCCAAAAACTTTAGTTAGTGTTATGAGCATGTACCTACTTTACGCATATATAAATACAAAACAAGTAAAAGTACCTGCCGAGGTATAAAGGAGTGTGTAAGATGAGGAAATCGAATAGAGTAGCTGAGATAAGACCGATTGGAGTAAACGTTGATGCGAAAACAGCTCCCAATTTCTTTATCCCCCATATTGTTGCTACCGTCGACATGGCTTGCCCTACTACTCCCTGTAATTAGTACGTGTATATGTGATATACGAGTTGTAAAAGTAGAGAGGAAGCGGAACCAAAATACGAACAACTCAAAGAAAAAGAAAGTTTCTAGACAAACTTTTGCAAACATTTTGACAAACATGTTATTATAAAACATATTTGTAAAATCAGTTGTTGTTAATGTATTATAACAGATGGGTACTATCTTTAGAAAATGACATTTACCCAATATGAGTAAATAAACGTAGAATGCAACAAATTTTAGTAGGTGTGGTTCGTTAAATTTAATTAATATTTAGAAACCTCATGGTTTTATATAAATGGCAAAGTAATATTAGATAAACCTCAAAATTTCCCATGCGTTTGCATAGTTACCTTGTAATTTATTAATTTATCTTTAAGTCCATTTTAGATTTATCTAAATATTATAATAACTTACAGCGTATACGACGACAATAATCACGAATCGATCATCGATAACCCAGTCTTTAACGTTTCTGCCCTTGTAAAGGCTCAATAGAGCACATTGGAACGCCGCAAAAACTGACATGAGACAGGTGCTCGAGTATTTACAAGGGTACTTAATGCTTAAAGTCCCTTGAAACAACATCCATAGAGACAGCAACGTGGTTCCTATGGTTAAGTAAAGACATCCAAGAAGCCAGTTATTGGTTTTGTCTTGATCATTGTTGTTGTGGTGAAGAGCCTCTCGGTGAGAGTGAGGGTTTGATATTTGAGGGCCTTTGTAGAATGTTAAGAACAAAGCCCCACTTATGCATATTAGAGTTCCCAGCATCTTCAATTTTCCTCCTTTGGTCTTTAGATTCTTTACTTTTTCAATCCTAAAAACGTGTTTATGTAAGTTTATATGATAGATGCCACATAACTTGTTAAGAATATGTCTCATATTATTTTATTTTTTACTTTACAAAAAAACGAACATAAACCTATGCAAAAGGATCGGGATAGTGTACTTGAGTTGTAGACAACAACAAAAAATTATATAAAAATAGTTATTTACTTTTTAAAAGCTAATGATAGATATTATATATATTACATTTGATTCAATGAATCGTGTTATTACTAGGTTCCGCATCCCTTTATCAAAGATTATAAAAATGCGACGTCTAGCCAAAAAGACCTTTTACCAGGAAAAGCTATATAAAGGAGCTCAAATGGATATAGTTACGTATAAGTTTAGGTGATATAAGAAAGCTCTTTCTCAAAAAAAGAAGTTTAGGTAATATCAAAGAAATCATAATCAAATTGCACAAAATCAATTTAGCTAGAAGAATTTTTTTCAAATAAAATATTTTAATATAGAGTTCAATAAATATGTTGCGTCAATACATACATAAAGAAGCCGGGTGGTTCAGTCAGTACCTGAAAACAAGGGCCAAAGCGAAAGTGACTGCAGGCAACATGCTTACCAAAGCACACGAAACAGTTGCTGACGTATACGATAGACCAAGCAAAAAGAAAAATTGCATCAAACTTGCCCTGCAATTTATAAACCCAAAAATAAAACTTAAATAACAATAACTGGGGCGCGTGATTAATATATTTTACTTGAAAGAAAACACTCGAAACCGAAAATAATAATTAACGTATTATAATAAAAATAAAAATAATTTGAAAATAGACGACACAAAATGTCAAGAATTAATTGAAATATAGATTTGAGAGGACAAACCCGAGCAGACCACTGAAGAAATGATCGATGAATAGCATAAGCGTTAGCTTCGGTCTTGTCTTCCTGTTTAACAATTAAACATAATTTTTAGAGAAAAAAAACTTCACTTAAGTGCACATAACATAACTAATTGGCTTTGCTTGAATGTTAAAAAAAGAAGCGAATTAAAAGAAAAGCGAATTCAAACAATCTTCAAATGTATCTGTCTCAAGAAAATGCTTTTTTCTCATAATAGAGATTTCATTATTGACTTACATTTGAAAAAATGTCTTTTGTTATCATAGAACAGTCTTTTTAGTGAGCTAATATCGTTTACAGCTCTATTTTTTAGGGGGGGAGGGTGTGAACAGAATATCACATATACATAAATCGTTGTTTCATAAAAGTTTCGAACCTGTCCAAGATATAGGCGAATGGAGCTAGAATGAAAGCGGAAATAGCCATTCGATAAGCACCAATGACCATATGGTTCACACCAACATCAAGAGCTTTCTTCACAAGTGCATTCACTGAACCCATCGCTATGTTAGTTATCACCATTACTATAATCGGTGAACATTGCCCGATTACTTTCACGCTTTGCGTCTCTTCATTCATCTCTTTCTCTCTCTATATATATGTCTATATATGTGTGAGCTTGTGTGTGAGAGAGAGAGATAAGAGCCAATGTGCTTTTAGTTTGGTTAATCACAAACCTTCCCATATATATAAGGAAATGTTTATGCGTTGTCATTTTTCACATTGGACTTATTCTGGCGTTAACTTGAAAAGAAAAACAAAACAATTCCTAGCATATCTAAAATCTATAAAGCATTTTTTTAGTGAAAAACTGTCTAAGCATGCATGTGTAGTTACTAGTTACACTATGTTCATCCACTCGCAACCAAAAACTTAAAGTTGTTACGTATATCGTTATCGGTATTCCCTGCGGAATTTCAAACGCTTTAATTCTTTTGATTACTATATTATTTAAGGAACTTGCATAGGCACGTTAGCAAAAGCTCACGCATATGATTTTATATAGAGATTATAAAATTATGAATATTCGTTAATTTGGCGAACAATTTATTTACACGATATACGTTATCGGAGAAACATGTAATTTGGTTTTGTCACGTCTTGTTCGTGTCATCTACTGCACATTTTGTACATTACACTGAAACATTTCTCTTATCGGCATACAGATTCAACATTATATTTTAGGAAAAAAACGTAGGTCGCGACCTGTAATTGGCTTGGATTTAGCGATGTGGGAAATAAACGAATCTCTACAATAGTATATTAAGGCAGAGAATGAGTTTTACGCAGATTTTAATGCAAAAAATGAAATACAAATTATACATTGTAAATCCACAGACTATATTCTAAATTTTAAACCTACAAACTATAATGTTCAAAGAGAACAAAATATGTCATATCTGGATATTGGTCATGGATTTTTTTTTTCTCTTGTGTTCACCGGTCATGGATTTATAGTCACCGATCTATAGATCTTTAACTCCTTTTTGTTGTTAAATAAATAGACTTTAACTTTCTCTCGCGTCTTTTACTTATTTGTGTTTCAATTTGTTTTAGGTCTAAACAATTATTCGTTTCAATTTAGCATCATCGTTTATTAGGTGACTCACCCTTGTGTCTTCGGAGGTTGCCCCCGTCAAGTTTCTTTGTAGTTCTTTGTTTCGATCTTTTAGCGATTCTTCATTGGGTTGGAATGTTGGAAGCTGTAAGAACCATTATTTTAAAGTTTAAAGACGCCTATTTACTAATAGGTTGTGGTACCAGACTCTTTTTCTATGCTTTTGGTTTCAGATTTTTGCCACCATAAATTTTGTTGTTTAGCTTCAATTTCTTCATCCCGTTACTTGTTTTCACTATAATCTAAATAACAAATTCGAAAATCTAATATTAATCTTAACATTTTACACAAAAAAAAAGAAGAATTGTTGAACTATATAGCGCACTTTGTCCAACAACTTCACTATCTTTCATAAAAATAAAGGGAATAATTAGTTAAAGTTGTCTCTATTTATAGTACTCCTCCTTTTTCTGTTAAAATGAGTCAGGATATGATATGTACTTAGTGTATTACCATAATAAGTTCATCATTTATGTATCATAATATAAGGTCGGGTGGAAATTTATCATATTGTGAATCAGTTCTTGTTGCACAGTGCACACCGAG
Proteins encoded:
- the LOC106309430 gene encoding NAC domain-containing protein 4-like, with product MENLVGLRFIPTDEEIVDHYLRLKNIGGSNTSHVDEVISTVNICNFDPWDLPPQSRIASSDQVWHFFGRKESKYNKGERQKRKTKSGFWKKTGNTLPIKRKRGNRQKIGEKQVLVFYKNGSKSNWVMHEYHASCLSPPQSGAYTICKVQFKGEASEISSSSGVDNVEHSPTPMTNPESPSQFSGFRDHQQEMQFEAETQTDFEELLSYDLSSLLDYDGDEQIEIASMQKSMTSIFIGHI
- the LOC106310019 gene encoding soluble inorganic pyrophosphatase 1-like; amino-acid sequence: MSEEQQRPAPRLNERILSSLSRRSVAAHPWHDLEIGPGAPQIFNVVVEITKGSKVKYELDKKTGLIKVDRILYSSVVYPHNYGFVPRTLCEDNDPIDVLVIMQEPVLPGCFLRARAIGLMPMIDQGEKDDKIIAVCVDDPEYKHYIDIKELPPHRLSEIRRFFEDYKKNENKEVAVNDFLPSENAIDAIQYSMDLYAEYILHTLRR
- the LOC106310482 gene encoding WAT1-related protein At1g01070-like, with protein sequence MNEETQSVKVIGQCSPIIVMVITNIAMGSVNALVKKALDVGVNHMVIGAYRMAISAFILAPFAYILDRKTRPKLTLMLFIDHFFSGLLGASLMQFFFLLGLSYTSATVSCALVSMLPAVTFALALVFRIEKVKNLKTKGGKLKMLGTLICISGALFLTFYKGPQISNPHSHREALHHNNNDQDKTNNWLLGCLYLTIGTTLLSLWMLFQGTLSIKYPCKYSSTCLMSVFAAFQCALLSLYKGRNVKDWVIDDRFVIIVVVYAGVVGQAMSTVATIWGIKKLGAVFASTFTPIGLISATLFDFLILHTPLYLGSVIGSVVAVMGLYVFLWGKNNETETSTTLPPQMDNEEQNTNISNNSSNV